A window of Cydia pomonella isolate Wapato2018A chromosome 22, ilCydPomo1, whole genome shotgun sequence contains these coding sequences:
- the LOC133530136 gene encoding putative nuclease HARBI1 isoform X2, which produces MVTADTAVKAPVFWMSAETLEFVYQLLAPGLRRQCYGMPMVDARLQIMVAIHKLTSSNTYRDASATFDMNKSTGYNCTNRVINLLHSLAPGFIQWPSIAQAKAIAKDFEAVAGFPGIVGNVGCCRLRKLDCLDREAKDDVILQVICDTKKRIIHCNIAPTGTDYQSVLTQYLNDQKLPKHTHSIANNTYSLQENLMVSYQENNHKIFNEKIRSSFVIPYCLGSLLGRFESLNRGLTLNEKSNQRHINACCVLHNICILKGDIWSANGVAWEMKETSGACPKGVRKRDDIASQLSMG; this is translated from the exons ATGGTGACAGCTGACACAGCTGTCAAAGCACCGGTATTTTg GATGTCAGCCGAAACTTTGGAGTTTGTGTACCAGCTACTGGCGCCGGGGTTACGCCGCCAGTGCTATGGCATGCCAATGGTCGACGCGCGTCTGCAGATCATGGTCGCCATACACAAGTTGACCTCGTCTAACACTTACAG AGACGCGAGCGCCACCTTCGACATGAACAAGTCTACCGGCTACAACTGCACCAACCGAGTGATCAATTTGCTCCATAGCCTCGCACCGGGCTTTATACAGTGGCCTTCCATAGCCCAAGCCAAAGCCATCGCCAAGGATTTTGAGGCTGTTGCTGGCTTTCCAGGGATTGTGGGAAATGTAGGCTGCTGCAGGCTCAGGAAGCTGGATTGTCTGGATAGGGAAGCCAAGGATGACGTGATACTTCAa GTTATATGTGACACGAAAAAGAGAATAATCCATTGCAACATCGCACCAACCGGCACCGACTATCAATCCGTACTCACACAATACCTCAACGACCAAAAACTCCCAAAACACACCCATTCGATAGCTAATAACACTTACTCACTACAAGAAAACCTCATGGTGTCTTATCAAGAAAATAATCATAAGATATTTAACGAGAAAATTCGTTCGTCTTTTGTCATACCTTACTGTTTAGGTTCTTTATTAGGGCGATTCGAATCGTTGAATCGTGGGTTAACTTTGAATGAGAAATCGAATCAACGGCATATAAATGCGTGCTGTGTGTTACATAATATATGCATATTAAAGGGTGATATTTGGAGTGCGAATGGGGTAGCTTGGGAAATGAAAGAGACGTCAGGCGCTTGTCCGAAAGGTGTGAGGAAGAGAGATGATATTGCTTCTCAACTTTCTATGGGCTGA
- the LOC133530356 gene encoding EARP and GARP complex-interacting protein 1 — protein MDEGNSIIYGLEHQTRALSPQYGENDAIRFLIGTQSLKPGTNQVHVVELEEDTGALHTKVFKHEIGEIWQLRCSPHDAATLLTVHNAYDPVAAQCAMGVSVYKLPTVEVIPKDLDDLSALQSRNAEDLVQLQTITPEKPEEEVRCAEWHSTDANRIGVVYESHMCVRDLAAGAVLARAAPDARARPKLTGGKWNPHQHAQFALLQDTHIKCFDTRADGGKPAWSIENAHRQLTRDLDFNPNRQFHVASAGDDGALNIWDYRSGKEPIFSRQDHSHWVWTVRYNSYHEQLLLTGSSDARALLTAAASVCRDAADTDKPVLEDGVLQSYEQHEDSVYCCEWSSAEPWTFASLSCDARLVLSRVPRHFKYKLLL, from the exons ATGGATGAAGGAAATTCTATCATATACGGTCTAGAACACCAG ACTCGGGCGCTGTCGCCGCAGTATGGGGAAAACGATGCGATTCGTTTTCTCATCGGTACACAGAGCCTGAAGCCCGGTACGAACCAGGTTCATGTCGTCGAGCTAGAAGAGGATACGGGCGCTTTACATACTAAG GTATTCAAGCATGAGATTGGAGAAATCTGGCAATTACGATGTTCACCTCATGATGCCGCCACATTGCTGACAGTACACAATGCATATGACCCAGTGGCTGCTCAGTGTGCTATGGGCGTCTCTGTTTACAAGCTACCCACAGTTGAG GTTATACCAAAGGACTTGGACGACCTGAGCGCACTGCAAAGCAGGAATGCTGAGGATTTGGTGCAACTACAAACCATCACTCCGGAG AAACCAGAAGAAGAAGTCCGCTGCGCCGAATGGCACTCCACCGACGCCAACCGCATCGGGGTGGTGTACGAGTCGCACATGTGCGTGCGGGACCTGGCGGCCGGCGCCGTGCtggcgcgcgcggcgcccgaCGCGCGCGCGCGGCCCAAGCTCACCGGCGGCAAGTGGAACCCGCACCAACACGCTCAG TTCGCGCTACTACAAGACAcacatataaaatgttttgacaCACGCGCCGACGGCGGTAAGCCCGCCTGGAGCATAGAGAACGCCCACAGACAACTAACAAGAGATCTGGATTTCAACCCTAACAG ACAATTCCACGTCGCTAGCGCGGGTGACGACGGCGCGCTCAATATCTGGGACTACCGGAGCGGCAAGGAGCCGATATTTAGCCGCCAGGACCACTCTCACtg GGTATGGACGGTGCGCTACAACTCGTACCACGAGCAGCTGCTCCTGACGGGCAGTTCGGACGCGCGCGCGCTGCTCACGGCCGCCGCCAGCGTGTGTCGCGACGCCGCCGACACCGACAAGCCTGT GTTAGAAGACGGAGTCCTTCAATCATATGAGCAGCACGAAGACTCGGTGTATTGCTGCGAGTGGAGCTCCGCGGAGCCCTGGACCTTCGCCAGCCTGAGCTGCGACGCGCGCCTCGTGCTCAGCCGCGTGCCTAgacatttcaaatataaattacttttgtaA
- the LOC133530136 gene encoding putative nuclease HARBI1 isoform X1, which produces MNSTEQHRKEIARALILCTNAYLEMDMDSSDDDMDVLIHEYGISSNDSQSKDIDRTMVTALSIPKWSGDEYRMFIKMSAETLEFVYQLLAPGLRRQCYGMPMVDARLQIMVAIHKLTSSNTYRDASATFDMNKSTGYNCTNRVINLLHSLAPGFIQWPSIAQAKAIAKDFEAVAGFPGIVGNVGCCRLRKLDCLDREAKDDVILQVICDTKKRIIHCNIAPTGTDYQSVLTQYLNDQKLPKHTHSIANNTYSLQENLMVSYQENNHKIFNEKIRSSFVIPYCLGSLLGRFESLNRGLTLNEKSNQRHINACCVLHNICILKGDIWSANGVAWEMKETSGACPKGVRKRDDIASQLSMG; this is translated from the exons ATGAATTCAACCGAACAGCATAGAAAAGAAATAGCCAGAGCCTTGATTCTATGTACTAATGCGTATCTAGAAATGGACATGGACTCCAGTGATGACGACATGGATGTTCTTATACATGAATATGGTATTAGTAGTAATGATAGTCAATCAAAGGATATAGATAGAACTATGGTTACTGCCTTGTCTATACCAAAGTGGAGTGGAGAtgaatacaggatgtttattaa GATGTCAGCCGAAACTTTGGAGTTTGTGTACCAGCTACTGGCGCCGGGGTTACGCCGCCAGTGCTATGGCATGCCAATGGTCGACGCGCGTCTGCAGATCATGGTCGCCATACACAAGTTGACCTCGTCTAACACTTACAG AGACGCGAGCGCCACCTTCGACATGAACAAGTCTACCGGCTACAACTGCACCAACCGAGTGATCAATTTGCTCCATAGCCTCGCACCGGGCTTTATACAGTGGCCTTCCATAGCCCAAGCCAAAGCCATCGCCAAGGATTTTGAGGCTGTTGCTGGCTTTCCAGGGATTGTGGGAAATGTAGGCTGCTGCAGGCTCAGGAAGCTGGATTGTCTGGATAGGGAAGCCAAGGATGACGTGATACTTCAa GTTATATGTGACACGAAAAAGAGAATAATCCATTGCAACATCGCACCAACCGGCACCGACTATCAATCCGTACTCACACAATACCTCAACGACCAAAAACTCCCAAAACACACCCATTCGATAGCTAATAACACTTACTCACTACAAGAAAACCTCATGGTGTCTTATCAAGAAAATAATCATAAGATATTTAACGAGAAAATTCGTTCGTCTTTTGTCATACCTTACTGTTTAGGTTCTTTATTAGGGCGATTCGAATCGTTGAATCGTGGGTTAACTTTGAATGAGAAATCGAATCAACGGCATATAAATGCGTGCTGTGTGTTACATAATATATGCATATTAAAGGGTGATATTTGGAGTGCGAATGGGGTAGCTTGGGAAATGAAAGAGACGTCAGGCGCTTGTCCGAAAGGTGTGAGGAAGAGAGATGATATTGCTTCTCAACTTTCTATGGGCTGA